Proteins from a genomic interval of Chelonoidis abingdonii isolate Lonesome George chromosome 7, CheloAbing_2.0, whole genome shotgun sequence:
- the GPR88 gene encoding G protein-coupled receptor 88: MLNFSSSSVWSASSSLLLLCEESAGTRISLSLIYSLLALMGTLSNVMVIYLVFSFKKLQTTSNAFIVNGCVADLSVCALWMPQEAVLGLLPPSSSSVHSAEYRLLRGGLLGLGLTVSLLSHLLVALNRYVLITKAPSTYQALYQQRRTGWMIGLSWGFALFLVLLLPGLWTQWLSQQSSQREISSASCSSHYTALLVALALLSQTVLLLHCYLGIMRQVRVSVKRISVLNFHLLHQLPFPAAPPPARRIQRRLSSVSVLILCCVFLLDTQPVVWVSLLGFFLQSIPRALQVTSWLLFCSLSAFNPLLYTWKNEEFRRSMRSVLPRGETPTVTVAAAAAALPTVSLPCQKQPRLGTKVESLGNLVLQ, translated from the coding sequence ATGCTCAACTTTTCATCCTCTTCTGTTTGGAGTGCGagctcctctctgctgctgctttgtgaAGAATCCGCGGGGACCAGAATCTCCTTGTCTCTCATCTATTCGCTGTTAGCCCTCATGGGGACCTTATCCAATGTGATGGTCATTTACCTGGTCTTCTCCTTCAAGAAGCTACAGACCACCAGCAATGCCTTCATTGTGAACGGCTGCGTAGCTGACCTGAGTGTCTGTGCCCTCTGGATGCCGCAGGAAGCAGTGCTGGGGCTGTTGCCACCTAgctcctcttctgttcattcagCAGAATACAGGCTGTTGCGGGGTGGGCTCCTTGGCCTTGGCCTCACTGTCTCTTTgctctcccacctgctggtgGCCCTCAACCGTTATGTGCTGATCACCAAGGCACCCAGCACTTACCAGGCACTCTACCAGCAGAGGCGCACAGGGTGGATGATCGGACTTTCCTGGGGATTTGCTCTGTtcttggtgctgctgctgcctgggctctggACACAATGGCTCTCACAGCAGTCATCCCAGCGGGAGATCAGCAGTGCCAGCTGCAGTTCACACTACACTGCCCTGCTGGTAGCACTGGCCTTGCTCAGCCAGACCGTGCTGCTGCTCCATTGCTACCTGGGCATCATGAGACAGGTGCGGGTCAGCGTCAAACGGATCAGCGTCCTTAACTTCCACCTCTTGCATCAGTtgcccttccctgctgccccaccgCCTGCCCGCCGGATTCAGCGGCGCCTCAGCAGTGTCTCCGTGCTGATCCTGTGCTGTGTCTTCCTCCTGGACACCCAGCCTGTGGTATGGGTGAGCCTGCTGGGCTTCTTCCTTCAGTCCATACCCCGGGCACTGCAGGTGACCAGCTGGCTGCTCTTCTGCTCCCTATCTGCATTCAACCCATTGCTCTATACCTGGAAGAATGAGGAATTCAGGCGCTCTATGCGCTCAGTGCTGCCCAGAGGAGAGACCCCAACTGTAActgtggctgcagcagctgctgccctcccCACAGTGTCACTGCCTTGCCAGAAGCAGCCGCGGCTGGGTACCAAAGTTGAGAGCCTGGGGAACCTAGTGCTTCAATGA